The following nucleotide sequence is from Deltaproteobacteria bacterium.
CAAGATCCGAGCGTCAGCAATCGCGACCTTCAAGCCTCGTGACCGAGCTTTAAGTCCGGATGAAATTGGAAAATTCTTTCCAGCGCTTGAGAGAAGTGCGACCCATCCAGCTCTCAAGATGGCGCTGAAGTTCGTGTTGTTGACCATGCTTAGAAAAGGCGAGCTCATTAATGCTAGATGGGATTGGGTGGACTTTGAGAAAGCCACTTTCAATGTGCCGGCAGAATTCATGAAGGCTAGGCGCCCCCACATTGTCTTTCTCTCAAAGCAGGCGATCGATTTGTTGGTTGGAATGCGCGCATGCGCCGGCGCCAGCCGATTTGTTCTTCCCGGCCGATATGATTCTGATCAGCCTATTTCAGCCGCTACTCTAAACCAAACCATTTCGTACGCGTTCAAGCGTCTCGATGCTGACGGCATAAAAATGGAACGATTCACCGTGCATGATTTAAGGCGGACTACTTCTACTTTGTTGCACGAGGCCGGTTACAACAGTGATTGGATTGAAAAGTGTCTTGCGCACGAACAGCGAGGAGTACGCGCTGTATATAACAAAGCTGAATATGCCGATCATCGAAGGGTCATGTTGCAAGAGTGGGCTGATCGGATGGACTCATGGATCAGAGTTTGAGGCTAAAAACCATAAGTTAGGTGAAACATGCGATCCAAAAAACGATTCCAAGTAGCAAGTCATATCCTTGCTGAAAAACCCGTCAGAAAGAAGCTTACAAAAAACCAGCGCACGATGCTTGATGCTGCCGGAATCCAAAAGTCAAAAGGGGGAAGAAAGAAAAGACCAGAGTCGAAGCGCATGCTCGTTCTCACCACTATCGAAATGGCGCATGCACATGGGCATCCATTGACCTTAAATGAGTCTAGAGTAAAAAATCCTGATAGAAAAAAGAGCGCATTTGTCTTGGCGTCTGAATTGACAGGAGTGACGCCAGAGGCTGCAAGAAATATTTACAAAACGAGATCGAAAAAAAATTCTTCAGCTTGAGCTGTTGCAATTTTCGCAACGGGAATTTATTGATGAATGCGCAACACCTCTCTTAAGGTGTCAAAAAAATTCAATCGCCACCCAAAAAACAACTGAAATGAAGAAGAGATAAAAAGACACTTTGATCGTCTCGAATCGGAGGTGATCGAAAATGAGCTACGAAACGTTTCTTCGTCGTGAAGAGGTAATAAGCAGGGTCGGGCTTTCAGACACGACCATCTATAATCTCGAAATTTCCGGTAAGTTTCCTCGCCGTATCGCTATTACGCCTCGGTGTGTTGCGTGGCGTGAAAGCGAAATACAGGCTTGGATACAGGCGCGCATTGATCGCCCGGTACAGTTAGCGCCACATCCTGATCAATCATTGCGGCAATCTTCGTTGCGTCGTAACCACGCCCTCAAATCGTCGAAAAGCGAGTAGGGCTATGTTACATGCAAATCTGATCCCGCCATCGCTAGTTGACATCAAGGGAGCGGGTCTTAGCCATCGCGAGGCGCTTCTAACTATCTGTGATGAAGCACACTTATGGCGATCCCCATCGGGAGAAGCTTACGCATCTACGCCTGTTGATGATCATGTCGAGCAGCACGCTATTGCTTCCCGGGGGTTCCGGTACTGGTTGCTGCATCGCTTGGTTACGAAATTTTCTCAAAATGGCCGTCCCGCGTCAGTCAATGAGAACACATTTAGGGACGTCCGTAGTGTTTTAGAGGCCAAAGCAATGATTGGCGCGCCAACTTTTTCAACGCCAATTCGGGTGACAGAATTTGCTGCCGGTATCTACATAGATCTCGGAAGGAAAGACTGGTCATGTGTTCAGATTACAAAAGACGGATCTTTCATCATACCGAGGGCCCCAGTGCCGATACTGCGGAGCAAGCGCACCGGTCCGTTTGAATTACCTTCGCAAAATGGCAACTTTTCCCCACTTAGGCAGCTTCTTGGCCATTTTGACGAGGATACCTTCATCCTCCTTGTTTCTTGGTGTCTTGGTGCATTATTGCCGAAGGGCCCCTACCCACTTTTGGTTTTGGGTGGTGAGCAAGGAGCAGGAAAGAGCACATTAGCTC
It contains:
- a CDS encoding DUF4102 domain-containing protein, yielding MALTDIAIKNLKPKERLYKASDRDGLYVSVMPSGLKSFRFDYRFDGRRKTLTVGRYGAEGISLSEAREKLTTIRRKLRDGIDPGWGQSDGISDGIEATRISEFAEKWIENANLADSTYLMRKSILDREIIPRFGNKRLGALKASEIIDLCDQIVARGAPATAVHVREILNQIYRYAADRGSEIDNPAAKIRASAIATFKPRDRALSPDEIGKFFPALERSATHPALKMALKFVLLTMLRKGELINARWDWVDFEKATFNVPAEFMKARRPHIVFLSKQAIDLLVGMRACAGASRFVLPGRYDSDQPISAATLNQTISYAFKRLDADGIKMERFTVHDLRRTTSTLLHEAGYNSDWIEKCLAHEQRGVRAVYNKAEYADHRRVMLQEWADRMDSWIRV
- a CDS encoding AlpA family phage regulatory protein; the protein is MSYETFLRREEVISRVGLSDTTIYNLEISGKFPRRIAITPRCVAWRESEIQAWIQARIDRPVQLAPHPDQSLRQSSLRRNHALKSSKSE